A stretch of DNA from Thalassococcus arenae:
CCGATCACGGTGCCGTTCAACGACAAAACCATGACCGCGTCGATCGGTGTCGCCATGCCGCCCAGCCCAAGCGCCATGGCGACGGGGACGGGCGCCAGCATGTGCGCGGCGTCGACCTGGCCGAAGGCCAGCATGTCGCGCAACGACGACCAGGACGGCGCGCGGAGCAGATGCAGGTCCAGCCCCTCGGTCGCTGCGAATCCCATTTCACGGGCGACGATCAGCGGGGCGGCGTCGACCAGCGGGATGAAGCCGGCGCTGAGCGTCACGCCCTTCATCCCAGAAGCCCCGCCGCGGTCACAAGCGCCTCGGCCACGTCGGCGACCTTGCGGCCCTGGTCCATCGCGGTCTTGCGCAGCAGCGCATAAGCCTCGTCCTCGGAGATGCCGCGCGCCTTCATCAGCAGCCCCTTGGCGCGGTCGATCAGCTTGCGTTCCTCGAGCGCGCGGCGCGTGGCGGCCAGTTCGGTGCGCATCTGGCGAAACATCTGGAACCGCGCGATGGCGGCGTCCATCACGGGCTTGAGCCGCTCGGGTTTCAGCCCGTCCACGACATAGGCCGACACACCGGCCTCGACCGCTGCCTTGGCCAGACCGCCACCGGCGCCCGAAACGAACATCGCCACTGGGCGGTCCAGCGGGCCCGAGGCCAACGTCAGTTCCTCGAGCATGTCGCGCGACGGGTTTTCGACGTCGATCAGCACGATATCGGGGGCGCGGGCCGCGATCTGCCGGGCAAGCCCCGACTCGTCCCCGATGACAAACACATCGTGGTCGGCCTCGGCCTTGAGGGCATCGACGATCTGGATGGCGCGGTCGCGGTCCTTTTCGACCACGACGATGGAGAGCTTGCTGGTCATGCTGCGGTGCAGAAAAGCGCAATGCAGGGACACCTGCAAGCGCAGCCCGTGTCGAGCCGTCCGAGGACAGGCGCATTGCCCAAAAATCAGGCGCTCAGGCGCCGGTAGAGGGGCCCCATGACCAGCGGCGTCAGGTACATCGGGATCTGGTAGCAGGCGACGAAGATCAACAGCGGGTCGAAGACAGCAGGCGGCAGGGCCACGAGGAACAGCGCGATGTTTCGATTGCCTGCGATAATCGCCAGCGGGGTCGCGTCGGGATGCCCGCGCAGGGCCGCCAGCGCCATCAGCTGCAGGCCGAAATTGACCGCGAAGGCCAGCGCGAGCCAGGCCAGGAACAGCACCGGATCGCTGCGCAGGGTCGGGCCGGCTGCCGCCATCAGGCCGACCACCACCACAGCCATCAGGATCGCCGAAGCGCCGTCGATGGCGGCGATGCCCCGCGGTCCGGGATCGGGAAGGACGAACCGGCGGATCGCAAAGGCCACGGCGGTGGCGCCGAGGATGACGACGGTCAGGCGCAAGGCGGCCCAGGCCACCGCGCCCGCGCCGCCCAGGGCGGGAGCCAATGCGAAGACCGGCAGAACCGTCAGCGGCAGCACGCAAGTGGCGGCCACCAGAAACCGCAGGGCGGGCAGGGGGTCGCCGCCCGACAGGATGGTCAGGTTCGGACTGCCCGCGATGGGGGCCGCGGCGGCGACGAAGAGCAGCGCCATGGCCACCGGCGTTTCAAGCACGCCCAAGGTCAGCGCGATGGCCGCAACGGCCAGTGGCAGAACCACCTGGTAGAGCGCCACCATCCCGGCCAGCCCACGCAGCGCGCCAAGCGCGCCCGACGCCCGGTCCGGTCCGATCCGAAGCGCGGCCGCGAACATCAGCGCGGTCACCAGTTCCGGCAGCCAGGGTTTCAGCGCCGCCGCCACGCCGGGCAGGCCCAGCCCCGCCGCCAGCCCGGCCACCAGCATCCAGCGCCCGTGCCGCGCGGCGAGGCCGAGGAGGGCGATCATGTCGGGTGCCGTTTCGGCGTGGAATCAAGCCCGCAGGGCGCCGCGCCATCGACGGGCCGTCCGGCGGCCTGTCGATTTGGTGGGGCTACCGCATCGTGTCGGCAGCTCGCGGGGCTGCACGATAAAGCCCGAGGCTCGACCCGCGGATCGACAATCCCCGGCCCGTCGATGTCGCGGCTGGCACTTGGAGCCACAGCCGCGCTAGCCATTCCGTTGCCGGATGTTCTCCGGCAGCCAGGTGGCCAGTTCCGGGAACCAGATCAGCACGAAGACCATCAGCACCATGATCAGGAACATCGGGATCGCCGCGCGGGCGATGAAGTTCATCTCGTGATTGGTCATGCCTTGCAGCACGAACAGGTTGAAGCCGATGGGCGGCGTGATCTGCGCCATTTCCACAACCACGACGATGAAGATGCCGAACCAGATGATGTCGATCCCTGCCTCGCGGATCATTGGCTCGACCACCGCCATGGTCAGCACCACCGAAGAGATGCCGTCCAGGAAACAGCCCAGCACGATGTAGAAGACCAAAAGCGCCATCAGCAGCTCGAACCGGGTCAGCTCGAAGCTGGCGATCAGGTCGGCCAGCCCGCGCGGCAGGCCGGTGAACCCCATCGACAGCGACAGAAAGGCGGCGCCGGCCAGGATCAGGGCGATCATCGCGCTGGTGCGCACCGCGCCCATCAGGCTTTCGGTGAAGGTGTCCCAGTTCAGCGAGCCTTGCAGCGCGGCCAGCAGAAACGCGCCGATCACGCCAAAGGCGGCCGCCTCGGTCGCCGTGGCAAAGCCCAGATACATCGAGCCGATCACCACCAGGATCAGGCAGATCACCGGGATCAGGAACCGCGAATTGGCCAGCCGTTCGCCGAAGGTCATCGGCGGTTCGGGCTTGGGATCGAAATCCTTGGACAGTTTCGAGGTGATGGCGACATAGGCCATGAACATCCCCGCCAGCACCAGGCCGGGAAAGACGCCGGCCATGAACAGCTTGGTGATGCTTTCGTTGATCGTGACGCCATAGACGATCAGCGTCAGCGAGGGCGGGATCATCAGCCCCAGCGTCGCTGCGCCCGCCAGCGTGCCGATGACCATCTTCTCGGGATAGTCGCGCTTGCGCAGTTCGGGGATCGACATCTTGCCCACGGTCGTCAGCGTCGCCGCCGACGATCCCGACACCGCGGCGAAGACGGTGCAGCCGACGATGTTGGTATGCACCAGCCCGCCGGGCAGCTTGGCCATCCAGGGTGACAGGCCGCGGAACATGTCCTCGGACAATCGTGTTCGATACAGGATTTCGCCCATCCAGATGAACAGCGGCAGCGCGGTCAGCGTCCAGCTGGACGAGGTGGTCCAGACCTTGGTGATCATCGCATCGCCCGCTGGGCGGGTGGTGAACAGGTCCATGCCGACATAGGCCACGCCCATCAGGGCCAGGCCGACCCAGACGCCGGAGCCCAGCAGCATGAAGAGAACGAAGAGGAAGATCGCGATCGGGGCCAGCTGTTCCATGGTCCTACTCCGCCCGGTTCGCGTTCAGCATGCCGTGCTGGCCGCTGACCAGCAGGCGGATCAGGTGATCCCAGAAGGCGATGGCCAGCAGCACCGTGCCTGCCACCATCGAGATCTGCGGGATCCAGATCGGGGTTGCGTCCAGCCCCTGGCTTTTCTCGTTCAGCTTCCAGGACCAGTAGGCGCCCTTGATCGCGTAGCGCGCGACCCAGGTGGCGATGATGGCGCCGATGGCAAAGCAGAAGACCTCGCCCCATCTGCGGTGCCGGCCGAGCGCGGACAGGAACAGCGACACGCGGATATGCGCGCCGTGGTTCAGCGCGTAGGCGAAGGCGAAGAACGACGCGCCCGCCATGCAGTACCCGGCATAATCGGTGGCGCCCGGAAAGACCTGACCGGTCCACCGCGCCAGCATCTGCGCCACGATTATGGCGAGGATCAGGATGAGGAAGACTGCGGCGATGATGCCGCCGGCCAGGTAGAGCGCGTCGAGCGTCTTGCGGATCGCTTTCATGATTTCTGTCCCGAGAAGAGAATGGAGGGCATGGGCACTTCGAACCCGCCGGGTTTTCTGTAGGCCGCCATGTGGTCGGTCATCGCCGCGCGGATGCGCGACTGCACGTCGGCGTCCTGCGCCGCCACGATCAGCGGCACCCGAACGCCGAACTGCATGAAGAAGTCGAAGAAATCGCCGTCCGGCGCGCGCAGGATGTTCTGCACGACCTTGGTTTCGACCGTCTCGAACCCCGCCGCTTCCAGCGCAGCGCGGGCCTGGGCGGGTTCGGACAGCGCATAGGCATCGGGCGCGGGATCGGCGCGGGACAGGTCGGCGTGGTCGTTCAGCACCGCGAACAGCTCGCGGTAGAGGTCCGAACTGTCCGGCCCCAGCCACTGGCTGAAGGCAAAGCGCCCGCCGGGGCGCAACACGCGCGCGGCCTCGGCAATGGCGCGGGCGGGATCGGTGACGTGGAACAGCACGATGTTGCTGGCCACGATGTCGAAACTGGCATCGGCATAGGGCAGCGACAGCGCGTCGCCGCTGTCGAAGCGCAGTCCGGGAAACCGTGCATGTGCCGCGGCCACCATGTCGTCTGCGAAATCGACGCCGGTGACCTGCGCCCCAAGCGCGGCAGCGGCCCCGGCCAGGTAACCCGGCCCGCAACCGACATCCAGCAATTGCGCGCCCGGATAGACATGGACCATGTGCAGCAGCATGGGTATCGACTGCACCGTCGCCTGGGCGGTGGCACCGTCATACAGCGCGGCGCGGGCATTCCAGCCCGCCCGTTCGCTTTCGCGAAAGGCGTCGAAATCCATGTCCCTGTCCCGATCCGGTCGGGCGGGTCGCGGCGTGCGGCCCGCCCGGTCTGGCGTCAGTTGCCGGCTTTGTAGGCGTCGACGATGGCCTTGCCGGCCTCGCCGGCCTCGGCCAGCCATTCGTCGGTCATGGTGGCACCGATCACCTTGAGTTCCTCGACCAGCGTGTCCGAGGCGCGTTCGACGGTCATGCCGCCTTCCTTCAGGCCGTCCAGCGTGAACTGGGTATAGTCCTTGGAACGCTGCAACCCTTCGGCCTTGGCCTTGGCGGCGCAGTCGTTCATCACCGCCTTGGTCTCGTCCGACAGCCCGTTCCAGGCGTCCAGGTTCACGAAGACCGCGTTGCGCGGCAGCCAGGCATCGACCTCGTAGAAATAGCCCAGATGCTCCCAGACCTTGCGGTCATAGCCGGTGGCGCCCGAGGAAATCATCGA
This window harbors:
- a CDS encoding ANTAR domain-containing response regulator — encoded protein: MTSKLSIVVVEKDRDRAIQIVDALKAEADHDVFVIGDESGLARQIAARAPDIVLIDVENPSRDMLEELTLASGPLDRPVAMFVSGAGGGLAKAAVEAGVSAYVVDGLKPERLKPVMDAAIARFQMFRQMRTELAATRRALEERKLIDRAKGLLMKARGISEDEAYALLRKTAMDQGRKVADVAEALVTAAGLLG
- a CDS encoding TRAP transporter large permease, translated to MEQLAPIAIFLFVLFMLLGSGVWVGLALMGVAYVGMDLFTTRPAGDAMITKVWTTSSSWTLTALPLFIWMGEILYRTRLSEDMFRGLSPWMAKLPGGLVHTNIVGCTVFAAVSGSSAATLTTVGKMSIPELRKRDYPEKMVIGTLAGAATLGLMIPPSLTLIVYGVTINESITKLFMAGVFPGLVLAGMFMAYVAITSKLSKDFDPKPEPPMTFGERLANSRFLIPVICLILVVIGSMYLGFATATEAAAFGVIGAFLLAALQGSLNWDTFTESLMGAVRTSAMIALILAGAAFLSLSMGFTGLPRGLADLIASFELTRFELLMALLVFYIVLGCFLDGISSVVLTMAVVEPMIREAGIDIIWFGIFIVVVVEMAQITPPIGFNLFVLQGMTNHEMNFIARAAIPMFLIMVLMVFVLIWFPELATWLPENIRQRNG
- a CDS encoding TRAP transporter small permease: MKAIRKTLDALYLAGGIIAAVFLILILAIIVAQMLARWTGQVFPGATDYAGYCMAGASFFAFAYALNHGAHIRVSLFLSALGRHRRWGEVFCFAIGAIIATWVARYAIKGAYWSWKLNEKSQGLDATPIWIPQISMVAGTVLLAIAFWDHLIRLLVSGQHGMLNANRAE
- a CDS encoding class I SAM-dependent methyltransferase, yielding MDFDAFRESERAGWNARAALYDGATAQATVQSIPMLLHMVHVYPGAQLLDVGCGPGYLAGAAAALGAQVTGVDFADDMVAAAHARFPGLRFDSGDALSLPYADASFDIVASNIVLFHVTDPARAIAEAARVLRPGGRFAFSQWLGPDSSDLYRELFAVLNDHADLSRADPAPDAYALSEPAQARAALEAAGFETVETKVVQNILRAPDGDFFDFFMQFGVRVPLIVAAQDADVQSRIRAAMTDHMAAYRKPGGFEVPMPSILFSGQKS